Proteins encoded by one window of Ulvibacter sp. MAR_2010_11:
- the dgt gene encoding dGTP triphosphohydrolase produces MQWEQLLSLRRQGDTNKRLRIEQDETRLGFEVDYDRVIFSSAFRSLQDKTQVIPLSKTSFVHTRLTHSLEVSVVGRSLGRIVGKSIIEKHPQLQKVHGHHFNDFGAIVAAACLAHDIGNPPFGHSGEKAIGDYFLNGDGKRFKEQLTAKEYQDLVDFEGNANGFKILTESKNGVDGGLRLSYATLGAFMKYPKESLPKKPTNHIADKKYGVFQSETAFFKEVAIELGLLSLGNKKELRYHRHPLAFLVEAADDICYTIIDFEDGINLGLIDEEFALEYLIKLVKDNINTTKYNSLKVASDRLAYLRSLAINTLISEAAAIFLQYESEILEGTFKESLLDKSKYKAQIKDIIKISIEKVYNSDEVVEKEIAGYTILSTLLAAYTSAFENEHHNRATHYDTLIVKNFKSTFGKDISVYGYIMECCSFISGLTDGNALQIFNKIKGNL; encoded by the coding sequence ATGCAGTGGGAACAGCTCCTCTCGCTACGCCGTCAAGGCGATACCAATAAGCGATTACGAATTGAACAAGATGAAACACGTTTGGGTTTTGAAGTAGACTACGACCGTGTAATTTTTTCTTCGGCGTTTAGAAGTTTGCAAGACAAGACACAGGTAATTCCCTTGTCTAAAACCTCGTTTGTGCATACACGTTTAACCCATAGTTTGGAAGTTTCGGTGGTGGGTCGTTCTTTGGGGCGTATTGTTGGGAAATCCATTATAGAGAAGCATCCGCAATTACAAAAAGTACACGGACATCATTTCAATGATTTTGGCGCAATTGTGGCAGCAGCGTGTTTGGCACATGATATTGGAAATCCTCCTTTTGGCCATAGTGGAGAGAAGGCAATTGGGGATTATTTTTTAAATGGAGACGGAAAACGGTTTAAAGAACAGTTGACTGCGAAGGAATATCAGGATCTGGTGGATTTTGAAGGAAATGCCAACGGTTTTAAGATTTTAACTGAATCTAAAAACGGAGTAGACGGTGGCCTGCGACTTTCCTATGCTACGCTGGGTGCGTTTATGAAGTATCCCAAAGAGTCTTTGCCCAAAAAACCCACCAATCACATAGCCGATAAAAAATATGGCGTGTTTCAATCTGAAACGGCATTTTTTAAGGAAGTAGCCATCGAATTAGGCTTACTATCACTAGGGAATAAAAAAGAGCTTCGGTATCACAGACACCCTTTAGCCTTTCTTGTAGAAGCCGCCGACGATATTTGCTATACCATAATCGATTTTGAAGATGGTATAAATCTGGGATTAATAGATGAAGAGTTTGCACTGGAGTATTTAATTAAATTGGTGAAAGACAACATCAACACGACGAAGTATAATAGTTTGAAAGTAGCTTCAGACAGGTTGGCTTATTTAAGGTCTCTTGCAATAAACACCTTAATTTCGGAAGCAGCCGCAATTTTTCTTCAATATGAAAGTGAAATATTAGAAGGCACTTTTAAGGAATCCTTGTTGGATAAAAGCAAGTACAAGGCTCAAATTAAGGATATCATAAAAATAAGTATTGAAAAAGTATACAACAGTGATGAGGTTGTGGAAAAGGAAATTGCCGGATATACAATTTTATCTACCCTCTTAGCGGCGTATACTTCGGCCTTCGAAAACGAGCATCACAACCGGGCAACCCACTACGACACCTTAATTGTAAAAAATTTCAAAAGCACTTTCGGTAAGGATATTTCAGTCTATGGCTATATTATGGAATGTTGTAGTTTTATTTCGGGACTTACCGATGGGAATGCATTGCAGATATTTAATAAGATTAAGGGTAATCTTTAG
- a CDS encoding T9SS-dependent M36 family metallopeptidase — translation MKKILYLFAFLAVSIAGAQDFTGVISSYLNSNRAQLGLQPQDFEDITINSQSFSKSMQAHTVYVSQNYQGIEIFNSVASFAVKNNQVVYASRGFIPSISTKVNTINPGISALDAISKATTALGLSSPSNLELLESSNNSYVFSNGTISLENIPVKLVYHYTETDQLILAWDLSIYLLNATHYYSVRIDALTGALLDTNDWVSSCDFGDVVHSHETSSKSILFGEEAAGEVATAGGAQYRVFAMPLRNPDNGPDTLENSPDDAIASPFGWHDTDGAAGAEFTITRGNNVWAQEDQNNNNGTGYSPDGGVPLVFDFPFGLPQPPQAFLDGSITNLFYWNNIIHDVMYQYGFDELSGNFQENNYGNGGLGSDSVNADAQDGGGTNNANFATPPDGQNPRMQMYIWTGSTGAVPGLLTINNGPLAGSYEGHPAGFGGPFLPAPLTEDLVVIEDDDAGVSTDPNDGCDNITNGGALNGKIVVIRRGECEFGFKSLAAQNAGAVAVIIVNNVAGATILMGGGAVGASVTIPVFMINNIDGEAIIAELLALNTVNGTINGALVPPNIDGDLDNEIVVHEYGHGISNRLTGGPGAAGCLQNAEQMGEGWSDYIGLVMTMQPGDQEGDIRGMASYASGNPNGIREAPYSTDFGVNDYTYADVNGNVSVPHGVGFVWATMLWEMTWDLIDVYGWDSDIYNGTGGNNIALQLVTDGMKLQPCSPGFVDGRDAILQADIINNAGANQCLIWDAFARRGLGLSASQGSSNSTSDGVEAYDVPTSPGCLLGVTDNSLDNNFVIYPNPSNGNLNIKSVIDAGDVTISIFDLNGRKVYSQNTALNGTVSINVTNLSTGMYIVQIDGVNYVHNAKIVIE, via the coding sequence ATGAAAAAAATTCTTTACTTGTTTGCGTTTTTGGCGGTTTCGATTGCCGGGGCGCAAGATTTCACGGGAGTGATTAGCTCCTACTTAAACAGTAATCGCGCTCAGCTAGGATTACAACCGCAAGATTTTGAGGACATTACAATTAATTCTCAAAGTTTTTCGAAGAGCATGCAGGCACATACTGTATACGTATCGCAAAACTACCAAGGAATCGAAATTTTCAATTCGGTTGCAAGTTTCGCGGTTAAAAATAATCAGGTAGTATATGCCAGTCGAGGCTTCATTCCAAGTATTTCAACAAAGGTAAATACTATAAATCCGGGTATTTCGGCGTTAGATGCCATAAGCAAAGCGACGACGGCATTGGGTCTATCCAGTCCTTCTAATCTTGAATTATTGGAATCCTCGAATAACAGTTATGTATTCTCTAATGGAACAATCTCCCTGGAAAACATTCCTGTAAAATTGGTATATCATTATACAGAAACCGACCAATTAATTTTGGCATGGGATTTAAGTATTTATTTATTGAACGCTACACATTATTATAGTGTTCGAATTGATGCTTTAACCGGAGCCTTATTGGACACCAACGATTGGGTGTCGAGCTGTGATTTTGGTGACGTAGTGCATTCTCATGAAACTTCTTCCAAAAGTATTTTATTTGGAGAAGAAGCAGCAGGAGAAGTAGCTACGGCCGGAGGAGCTCAGTATCGCGTTTTTGCGATGCCATTAAGAAATCCGGATAATGGCCCGGACACTTTAGAAAATAGTCCTGATGATGCTATAGCTTCTCCTTTTGGATGGCACGATACCGATGGTGCAGCCGGGGCCGAGTTCACCATAACAAGAGGGAATAATGTTTGGGCGCAAGAAGACCAGAACAATAATAATGGCACTGGATATTCTCCCGACGGAGGAGTTCCTTTGGTATTCGATTTTCCGTTTGGTTTGCCGCAACCTCCACAGGCATTTCTTGATGGTTCTATTACCAATTTATTTTATTGGAATAACATCATTCACGATGTAATGTATCAGTATGGTTTCGATGAGCTGAGTGGAAATTTTCAAGAGAATAATTATGGTAACGGTGGTCTTGGAAGTGACTCCGTAAATGCCGACGCTCAGGACGGCGGTGGGACAAACAACGCAAACTTTGCGACTCCACCAGACGGACAGAACCCAAGAATGCAGATGTATATTTGGACAGGATCGACAGGGGCGGTGCCAGGTTTGTTAACAATTAATAACGGGCCTTTGGCGGGTAGTTACGAAGGACATCCAGCAGGATTTGGAGGGCCATTTTTACCCGCTCCATTAACAGAAGATTTAGTGGTTATAGAAGATGACGATGCAGGAGTTTCTACCGATCCAAACGACGGATGTGATAATATTACCAACGGAGGAGCCTTAAACGGAAAAATTGTTGTTATACGCCGAGGCGAATGTGAATTTGGATTTAAATCACTTGCTGCGCAAAATGCAGGCGCCGTAGCCGTTATTATTGTTAATAATGTGGCAGGTGCTACTATCCTTATGGGAGGTGGTGCCGTTGGTGCTTCCGTTACAATTCCTGTTTTCATGATAAACAATATTGATGGGGAGGCTATTATTGCCGAATTATTAGCTCTAAATACGGTCAACGGAACTATTAATGGAGCACTTGTTCCACCAAATATTGACGGAGATCTTGATAACGAAATAGTTGTGCACGAATATGGCCATGGTATTTCTAACAGACTTACAGGTGGTCCGGGAGCTGCAGGCTGTTTGCAAAATGCAGAACAGATGGGTGAAGGATGGAGTGACTATATAGGATTAGTTATGACCATGCAACCCGGAGATCAGGAGGGAGATATTCGCGGAATGGCTTCTTACGCTTCCGGAAATCCGAACGGAATTAGAGAAGCTCCTTACAGTACTGATTTCGGAGTTAATGATTATACGTACGCCGATGTTAACGGAAACGTTTCGGTGCCGCATGGTGTCGGATTTGTATGGGCAACCATGCTTTGGGAAATGACTTGGGATTTAATCGATGTATATGGATGGGATTCTGATATCTACAATGGAACCGGAGGAAACAATATTGCATTGCAATTAGTAACAGACGGGATGAAACTACAGCCTTGTAGCCCGGGGTTTGTCGATGGAAGAGATGCGATTCTTCAAGCAGATATAATCAATAACGCAGGTGCAAACCAGTGTTTAATTTGGGATGCTTTTGCAAGAAGAGGTCTTGGTCTTAGTGCAAGTCAAGGTTCATCCAATAGTACATCAGATGGAGTAGAAGCGTATGATGTTCCTACATCTCCGGGTTGTCTATTAGGAGTTACTGACAATTCGCTGGACAATAACTTTGTTATCTATCCAAACCCTTCTAATGGTAACCTTAATATAAAGTCTGTCATAGATGCAGGTGATGTAACAATTTCTATCTTCGATCTGAACGGTAGAAAAGTATATTCACAGAACACAGCCTTAAACGGGACTGTATCAATCAATGTTACAAACCTTAGTACAGGAATGTACATTGTACAAATTGATGGTGTGAATTATGTTCACAATGCCAAAATTGTTATTGAATAA
- a CDS encoding carbonic anhydrase family protein, with protein MIVHTRETQATMTPQKALQFLKEGNARFQNNLSANRNLLQQVNETEDGQFPFATILSCIDSRVSAELVFNQGLGDIFSIRIAGNFVNEDILGSMEFACKLAGTKLIVVLGHTSCGAVKGACDKARLGNLTTLLSKIEPAVDAVHEPKDESLRNSKNSDFVDAVATKNVAFALEQIRKQSPILNEMEKNNEIMIVGAMYDIGNGSVVFEDELPGFND; from the coding sequence ATGATAGTACATACAAGAGAAACACAGGCAACGATGACCCCACAAAAGGCGTTGCAATTTTTGAAAGAAGGGAATGCCCGATTTCAAAACAACCTAAGTGCAAATAGAAATTTATTACAGCAGGTTAATGAAACCGAAGACGGACAATTTCCCTTTGCCACAATATTGAGTTGTATAGACAGCCGGGTATCGGCAGAGCTGGTTTTCAATCAAGGGTTAGGAGATATTTTCAGTATTCGAATTGCCGGAAATTTTGTCAATGAAGACATACTGGGAAGCATGGAGTTTGCATGTAAATTGGCCGGAACAAAACTAATCGTCGTATTGGGACACACAAGCTGTGGAGCCGTAAAAGGAGCTTGTGATAAAGCGCGCTTGGGAAATCTTACAACCTTACTGAGTAAAATAGAGCCGGCGGTAGATGCCGTTCATGAGCCTAAAGACGAAAGTCTCAGAAACTCAAAAAATTCAGATTTTGTAGATGCAGTGGCTACCAAAAATGTTGCTTTTGCTTTAGAGCAAATTAGGAAGCAGAGCCCTATTTTGAATGAAATGGAAAAAAATAATGAGATTATGATTGTTGGTGCCATGTACGATATTGGCAATGGAAGTGTCGTTTTTGAAGATGAACTACCCGGCTTCAATGACTAA
- a CDS encoding TonB-dependent receptor: MKQNITLLLIAFTTLLSAQETGSIVGKLTDKDYNNNPLPFANVLIKGTTIGTTSDDNGLYAIENLAAGVYTVTCSFVGYETVEINNVKVESGKVTEVHVPLGASAAALDEVVIKTTSKRESVIALLLEQKNAAIIKQSIGAEELSQKGVSDAAGAITKISGISRQEGGTNVYVRGLGDRYLNTTYNGLTLPSNNIEKKNIDLQLFSSDIIQNVSVSKAYATEFYGDFAAGNVNILAKDATSKSFLDVSIGSGTNSRAGEKEFVKGEGIGYFGFYNRYNNNPFAVILSHGVDPVSTGEPLAFEGTISGNASLKLKDTSRLSLFFTASFENDFEYRNGQAVDFTTVEKKRFPSAEEYEYSTTTNAMTNLKYSINNNHTLRINSLFINNASNEVGYYGIDGKGSNRDAILDTDKGFYQMNAQFTQDMIFVNQLTGLHKIDDQFEIDWGIGHNSVFSRQPDRKRFSVERYDLALDNDPATLPSFYNNIPYDNQRYFQNIKDEELNSRFNVAYDASSSLKFNFGYNGRTKERQFNNIRYGYDFIQPNTPVVDINNLNEIFKVENLGVVYNTEVFNAIYPEGGIDNTNYPGRYENTYTGNLDIHAGYINAEISAGEKWLLVPGFRIESFDQEIVYDVINLPSSDAGFRATNKNFYLPSFSVTYRLTDSQNLRFAASKTVSFPEFKEVAPFVYEDVTQRVGGNPDLLNDPSFSEIYNLDLKYEWFFGKGEILSLAGFAKQINDPINKVIANDATGTQRYFRTGEKAEVVGGEIELRKAILVGQDSAPELSVGFNATYMFTRQDLKDSNGLFSTTFNKEEEELQGASPLLLNADISYRPILGTYKPMVNLVYSYFSDRIDAIGSGQLGNIIEKQVSSLDFVWKNSLSDSLEINASAKNLLDPSIERIRENTSQGDVILSQYKRGIDLAVQLKYTF; the protein is encoded by the coding sequence ATGAAACAGAATATTACCTTATTACTCATAGCGTTTACCACGCTCCTTTCGGCACAAGAAACCGGCTCAATTGTAGGTAAACTTACCGATAAAGACTACAATAACAATCCCCTTCCTTTTGCGAACGTCCTTATTAAAGGAACCACTATAGGCACAACATCCGATGATAACGGACTGTATGCCATCGAAAATCTTGCAGCAGGCGTTTATACTGTAACCTGTAGTTTCGTAGGATATGAAACCGTAGAAATTAACAATGTAAAAGTTGAAAGCGGAAAAGTAACCGAAGTGCATGTGCCGCTTGGTGCCAGCGCAGCTGCATTGGATGAGGTGGTTATAAAAACGACCTCCAAAAGAGAAAGTGTGATAGCCCTTCTTTTAGAGCAAAAAAATGCAGCCATTATAAAGCAAAGTATAGGCGCCGAAGAATTATCACAAAAAGGTGTAAGTGATGCTGCCGGGGCTATAACTAAGATTTCGGGAATTTCACGACAGGAAGGCGGCACAAATGTATATGTGCGTGGTTTGGGAGACCGATACCTCAACACAACCTATAACGGTCTCACGCTTCCGTCAAATAACATAGAAAAGAAGAACATAGATCTACAACTGTTTTCTTCAGATATTATTCAAAATGTTTCTGTGAGTAAGGCTTACGCAACCGAATTCTATGGGGATTTTGCCGCCGGAAATGTAAATATCCTGGCTAAGGATGCTACGTCAAAATCATTTTTAGATGTCAGTATAGGTTCCGGGACCAACTCCCGTGCCGGAGAAAAAGAGTTTGTGAAAGGAGAAGGGATTGGCTACTTCGGATTTTACAATCGGTATAACAACAACCCTTTTGCTGTAATTCTATCACACGGAGTAGATCCGGTAAGTACAGGAGAACCCTTGGCTTTCGAAGGAACTATTTCAGGAAATGCATCTTTAAAACTAAAAGACACTTCAAGATTAAGTTTGTTTTTTACGGCTTCCTTCGAAAATGATTTTGAATATCGCAACGGACAGGCGGTAGATTTTACAACAGTAGAGAAAAAGCGATTTCCTTCAGCCGAAGAATACGAGTATTCTACTACAACAAACGCCATGACAAACCTAAAATATTCCATAAACAACAATCATACATTACGAATTAATTCTTTGTTCATTAACAATGCTTCCAACGAAGTAGGATATTACGGTATTGATGGTAAAGGTTCTAACAGAGATGCCATTCTGGATACCGACAAAGGTTTTTACCAGATGAATGCACAGTTTACGCAGGATATGATTTTTGTAAATCAGTTGACCGGTTTACACAAAATAGACGACCAATTTGAAATAGATTGGGGTATAGGTCACAATTCGGTCTTTTCACGGCAACCGGACAGAAAACGCTTCAGCGTTGAACGATACGACCTTGCCTTAGACAATGATCCGGCAACGCTTCCTTCTTTCTACAACAATATTCCGTATGACAATCAGCGGTACTTTCAGAATATAAAAGACGAGGAACTTAACAGTCGATTCAATGTCGCTTATGACGCCTCTTCAAGCCTGAAATTCAATTTCGGCTACAATGGAAGAACCAAAGAACGCCAATTTAATAATATACGCTATGGGTATGATTTTATTCAGCCGAATACTCCTGTGGTAGACATTAATAACCTCAACGAGATATTTAAAGTTGAAAATCTGGGTGTAGTTTACAATACCGAGGTGTTTAACGCAATTTACCCTGAAGGCGGCATCGACAACACCAACTATCCCGGGCGTTATGAAAATACATATACCGGAAACCTGGATATTCATGCAGGTTACATAAATGCTGAAATTTCAGCAGGAGAAAAATGGTTGTTAGTTCCGGGTTTCAGAATTGAATCCTTCGATCAGGAAATCGTGTACGATGTAATAAATCTGCCATCTTCCGATGCCGGATTTAGAGCGACCAATAAAAATTTCTACTTGCCGAGTTTCAGTGTTACCTATCGTCTTACCGATTCCCAGAATTTAAGGTTTGCTGCGAGTAAAACCGTCTCCTTTCCCGAATTTAAAGAAGTAGCGCCATTTGTTTACGAAGATGTTACACAACGTGTAGGTGGAAATCCGGATTTACTAAACGACCCTTCTTTTTCGGAAATATACAATCTCGATCTTAAATACGAATGGTTCTTCGGAAAGGGAGAGATACTATCGCTGGCCGGATTTGCAAAGCAAATTAACGACCCCATCAACAAGGTAATTGCCAACGATGCAACCGGAACGCAGCGTTATTTCAGAACAGGTGAGAAAGCCGAAGTAGTTGGCGGGGAAATAGAATTGCGTAAAGCCATTCTGGTTGGACAAGACAGTGCGCCTGAATTATCCGTGGGCTTCAACGCAACCTATATGTTTACGCGTCAGGATTTAAAAGATTCCAACGGATTATTTTCGACCACTTTCAACAAAGAGGAAGAAGAATTACAAGGAGCCTCTCCCTTATTACTCAACGCAGACATTAGCTACAGGCCGATTCTTGGAACATACAAACCGATGGTGAATCTGGTATACTCCTATTTCTCGGACCGAATAGACGCCATTGGATCGGGACAGTTGGGAAATATTATTGAAAAACAAGTGTCTTCCCTGGATTTTGTATGGAAGAACAGCCTAAGTGATTCTCTGGAAATTAATGCCAGTGCAAAAAACTTATTAGACCCAAGCATCGAAAGAATACGCGAAAATACTTCTCAAGGGGATGTAATACTCTCTCAATATAAAAGAGGAATAGACCTCGCGGTACAATTGAAATATACTTTTTAA
- a CDS encoding nucleoside deaminase, which yields MSLLNPFDDTYFMKRALQEAEAAYEKGEVPIGAVIVVNNQIIARAHNLTETLNDVTAHAEMQAITAAANYLGGKYLIDCTLYVTLEPCQMCAGALFWSQISNIIYGARDDQRGCIAMKTQLHPKTKMTGGIMEEEASQLIKQFFIEKRNLN from the coding sequence ATGAGTTTATTGAATCCATTCGACGATACTTATTTTATGAAACGTGCCTTGCAGGAGGCCGAGGCGGCCTATGAAAAAGGAGAGGTGCCAATAGGCGCCGTTATTGTTGTTAACAATCAAATTATAGCCAGGGCACACAACCTTACCGAAACATTAAACGATGTGACTGCCCACGCCGAAATGCAAGCCATTACTGCAGCGGCAAATTATTTAGGGGGAAAATATCTAATTGATTGTACTTTGTATGTTACTTTAGAGCCTTGCCAAATGTGCGCCGGCGCTTTGTTTTGGAGTCAGATTTCAAACATTATTTATGGAGCCAGAGATGATCAGCGGGGATGCATTGCGATGAAAACACAACTACATCCCAAAACCAAAATGACGGGAGGTATAATGGAGGAAGAAGCATCGCAGTTAATTAAACAATTTTTTATCGAGAAGCGAAATTTGAATTAA
- a CDS encoding multidrug transporter, with translation MKTNYLFFSLTIIAMLFASCQADDTADIVINDNSSNTTNNNSGGNDTGSNIVEIGGTKTTDFTLETDTEYVLTEALIMTEGTILTIPPGTVIKANAGADVYVAIAQGATIIAEGTSSNPIVFTSNVATPNAGDWGGLILLGRAPINSVAGGEATSTSEIGGLPYGGSHTDDNSGILRYVRVEFSGGSADASSENNGFSFYGVGNGTVVEYIQAFEGKDDGIEFFGGTVNASFISVIGAQDDSVDWTEGFSGTLSNVYIEHGIQHDKGIEADGFNTDIGNNSSPLFFSKPTVNNVVIIGRGSATENEAIRLRAGTQGLFNNILIVGFEEGFDLDGDTGDSPTGQGVLDGDLTVSDVSFVDVIVPLKNDTGYNFSIEQFISGEGNGTGTDYASWKNGWTRN, from the coding sequence ATGAAAACTAATTACCTATTTTTTAGCCTTACAATTATAGCGATGTTATTCGCTTCTTGTCAAGCAGATGACACAGCAGATATTGTTATAAATGATAACAGTAGCAATACAACCAATAACAATTCGGGTGGAAATGACACCGGATCCAATATTGTGGAAATTGGAGGTACAAAAACAACCGATTTCACATTGGAAACCGATACCGAATACGTGTTGACCGAAGCCTTGATTATGACCGAAGGCACCATACTTACCATTCCTCCGGGAACTGTAATAAAAGCAAACGCAGGAGCCGATGTGTATGTGGCAATCGCTCAAGGGGCAACTATTATTGCTGAAGGAACCTCCAGCAATCCAATTGTTTTTACATCGAATGTTGCTACGCCAAATGCAGGCGACTGGGGTGGTCTTATTTTATTAGGAAGAGCTCCAATTAACTCTGTAGCTGGAGGAGAAGCTACTTCAACCTCTGAAATTGGCGGATTACCTTATGGTGGTAGCCATACAGATGACAACTCGGGGATTCTTCGCTATGTACGTGTTGAATTTTCCGGCGGAAGTGCGGATGCTTCTTCTGAAAATAACGGATTCTCATTCTACGGAGTTGGAAACGGAACTGTAGTTGAATACATTCAGGCATTTGAAGGTAAGGACGACGGAATTGAATTCTTTGGGGGAACAGTAAACGCTAGTTTTATTTCTGTAATTGGTGCGCAGGATGATTCAGTGGATTGGACCGAAGGTTTCTCGGGAACATTGAGTAATGTTTACATAGAACACGGCATTCAGCATGACAAAGGAATTGAAGCAGATGGATTTAATACAGACATAGGGAACAATTCTTCTCCCTTATTCTTTTCGAAACCAACCGTTAACAACGTTGTAATAATAGGAAGAGGCTCTGCCACCGAAAATGAAGCAATTCGCCTTAGAGCAGGAACACAAGGATTGTTTAACAACATTCTTATCGTTGGATTTGAAGAAGGATTCGATTTGGACGGAGATACAGGTGACAGTCCAACAGGCCAAGGAGTATTGGATGGAGATCTTACTGTGAGTGATGTCTCATTTGTTGATGTCATTGTTCCCCTAAAAAACGATACCGGATATAATTTTTCGATAGAGCAGTTCATTTCTGGTGAAGGGAACGGCACCGGAACCGACTATGCCAGCTGGAAAAACGGTTGGACACGCAACTAA
- the dxs gene encoding 1-deoxy-D-xylulose-5-phosphate synthase, protein MSKKILDNIEFPEDLRQLEARELPLLAKELRDFIINIVAVKEGHLGASLGVVELTLALHYVFNTPEDIVVWDVGHQAYGHKILTGRKDLFHTNRRLDGISGFPKITESKYDAFGTGHSSTAISATLGMAIAAQLSGIDARQHIAVVGDASIASGMAFEALNHAGVTNTNILVILNDNAIGIDPSVGALKAYFTKVNLDGAPDTDNIFEALNFNYSGPVDGHNLEELISELNRLKQLNGPKLLHVITKKGKGLRQAEENQVTYHAPGKFDAETGELLPKSNGIFPPKFQDVFGKTIVELALKNEKIVGITPAMPTGSSLKYFMDAFPNRAFDVGIAEQHAVTFAAGLATQGLYVFCNIYSTFLQRAYDQVIHDVCLQKLPVIFCLDRAGLVGEDGATHHGIFDIAYLRCIPNLIIFAPRNEIELRNILYTAQLGLPLPIAIRYPRGRGNIIDWKQPFSEIKIGEGTLLKEGKSIAVLTLGTMATNTLEAIALLSKEEKVSCYDMRFVKPLDERLLHTIFKKYTIIVTVEDGVASGGFGSSIAEFSVRHKYTNRIEILGLPDVFPEHGTVNELQELAGISSEKIAQLLQNLI, encoded by the coding sequence GTGTCAAAAAAGATATTAGACAACATAGAATTTCCTGAAGACCTTCGCCAGTTAGAGGCTAGGGAACTTCCTTTATTGGCCAAAGAGTTGCGTGATTTTATCATCAATATTGTTGCAGTAAAAGAAGGACATCTGGGGGCTAGTTTGGGGGTGGTAGAGTTAACCCTTGCCTTGCATTATGTATTTAATACTCCCGAAGATATTGTTGTTTGGGATGTGGGTCATCAAGCCTACGGACATAAAATTCTAACCGGCAGAAAGGATCTTTTTCACACCAATCGAAGACTGGATGGCATCAGTGGTTTTCCAAAAATAACCGAAAGTAAGTACGATGCTTTTGGTACCGGCCATAGCAGTACAGCAATTTCGGCGACGCTGGGAATGGCAATTGCCGCCCAATTATCGGGCATTGATGCCAGACAACACATTGCTGTGGTTGGTGACGCATCCATTGCGAGCGGAATGGCCTTTGAAGCCCTAAATCATGCCGGAGTAACCAACACTAATATTTTGGTGATTTTAAATGACAATGCCATTGGTATTGACCCAAGCGTTGGTGCTCTCAAAGCATATTTTACAAAAGTAAACTTAGACGGAGCGCCCGACACCGACAATATCTTTGAAGCCTTGAATTTTAATTATTCGGGGCCGGTCGATGGTCATAATTTAGAGGAATTAATTTCAGAATTAAATCGTTTAAAACAACTTAATGGTCCAAAACTACTGCATGTAATTACTAAGAAGGGGAAAGGATTACGACAAGCCGAAGAGAATCAGGTAACCTATCACGCTCCGGGAAAATTTGATGCAGAGACAGGTGAGTTGTTACCAAAAAGCAATGGAATATTTCCTCCCAAATTTCAGGATGTGTTTGGAAAAACCATTGTTGAGCTGGCTTTAAAAAATGAAAAAATTGTTGGGATTACTCCCGCCATGCCTACTGGGAGTTCCTTAAAATATTTTATGGATGCCTTCCCCAACCGAGCCTTTGACGTTGGTATCGCCGAACAACACGCAGTTACCTTTGCAGCAGGACTAGCCACACAAGGGCTTTATGTATTCTGTAACATTTACTCAACCTTTTTACAACGGGCTTACGATCAGGTTATACACGATGTATGCCTTCAAAAGCTTCCGGTTATCTTTTGCTTAGATCGAGCGGGTCTTGTGGGTGAAGATGGAGCAACACATCACGGTATTTTTGACATTGCTTATTTACGGTGCATCCCGAATCTCATCATCTTTGCCCCTCGAAATGAAATAGAACTAAGAAATATATTATATACCGCTCAACTAGGACTCCCTTTACCCATTGCAATTCGTTATCCTCGAGGGAGAGGAAATATTATTGACTGGAAACAACCTTTTTCAGAAATTAAAATTGGAGAAGGAACACTTCTTAAAGAAGGCAAATCTATTGCTGTGTTAACTCTAGGTACGATGGCTACAAATACATTGGAAGCGATTGCATTACTTTCAAAAGAGGAAAAAGTGTCTTGTTACGATATGCGTTTCGTAAAGCCGCTTGATGAACGTCTATTGCATACAATTTTTAAAAAATACACAATCATAGTTACTGTTGAAGACGGAGTTGCTTCGGGCGGATTTGGAAGTAGTATTGCCGAATTTTCGGTGAGGCATAAATACACAAATCGGATTGAAATTCTGGGACTTCCCGATGTATTTCCGGAGCATGGAACGGTAAATGAATTACAAGAGTTAGCAGGAATTTCTTCCGAAAAAATAGCCCAACTTCTTCAAAATCTTATATAA